Genomic segment of Umezawaea sp. Da 62-37:
GTCGATCACGGCCAGCGCGTCGGCCGCGGTGAGCAGCGGGTAGGCCAGGACCGCGCTGACCGGTTCGAGCAGGACGGTCGCGTCGATCGCGGCCGCGGCGTCGGCGGCGAACGCGAGGTTCCGCAGCGCCAGCGCGTCCTGCTCGGCCGGGTCCACGCCGTCGATCCGGTTGCCGTACAGGGCGTTGAACGCGCGGCAGCCCGTCTCGCGGGCGATGCCGATCGCGATGTCGACGCTCGCCTTGAACTCGTCCTCGCGGCCGGGCCACGACACCAGGCCGCGGTCGCCTGCGGGCAGGTCGCCCGCGAAGAAGTTGAGGCCCACCAGCCGCACACCGGCGGCGGTGATCGCGCCGACGAACTCCGCGACCTCGCGCTCGTCCGGCTGGGCGACCGTGA
This window contains:
- a CDS encoding TIM barrel protein, with the protein product MRFDVNLSILFTELPLLDRPAAARAAGFDAVEFWWPFTVAQPDEREVAEFVGAITAAGVRLVGLNFFAGDLPAGDRGLVSWPGREDEFKASVDIAIGIARETGCRAFNALYGNRIDGVDPAEQDALALRNLAFAADAAAAIDATVLLEPVSAVLAYPLLTAADALAVIDRLGRPNVALLADLYHLGVNGDDIDAVIAGHTARIGHVQIADAPGRGEPGSGGLEIGRYLARLEANGYRGFVGAEYRPTTSSAASFGWLTREEDQ